Part of the Scomber japonicus isolate fScoJap1 chromosome 6, fScoJap1.pri, whole genome shotgun sequence genome, GACACTGAACGACGACAGTGATGTCGGTGCTGCTGTGCTTCTCAGCAGCAGCTGTTGCTTTCTATGTGATAGTTTACTATGGAGTTTTCAGAGGAGCGAGATGCTCAAATTCTATGAGGCTGGCGGGAAAGACCGCCATTGTCACAGGTAACCAGCGTCACTTAGCGTTACCACTTCCTGCTTACAGAGAGACAGTGCTCCACTGTTATCCACTGCTGACAAGTGAACTGTCACACATCTATTTTCCAAACCAAGCAGTTATTCTTTATCCCTGAAGTATTTATCTTGTAAAACAGGAAAGTACAGTTTAGAAATAATCCCGATAAATTATAAATGTCATTTTGTCGCTTGTCCAAGTCACGTTTAGagtcttgtttgttttctgctgctCCAAGCCTTACTGGACTCATTATTGCCCCCTGCGGCCTTAGCGCAGAATACACCCGCTGCGACGCCACTACTAgtagtttgtgtgtgaaaaCCATGGTGAAAACGTACTGATATGTTTTACTTGAGCTCTTCAAATGTTAGAAAtaccacaacaaaaaaactcCACTTCAAGTTAAAGTTCTACATtcaaaattaaataagtaaaaacaaatatacaactAACAcagcatattttatattttataaactgaCCATGTATAAAATATTGATCTGAAAAGTATAGCTGTGAAATAAACGTGCAGTAAAAATGATCTATCTAGAGGAGAAGAGGTAGGAAAACATCATCAAATGAAAAGTACACGTAACATGCACGATGGAAAGTAAATATACTTTGGTTCATTTCACCACAGTGTACTCATTTAACCCATCTATAACttttatcattcatttttaatgcacAACTTTAACTTTTGAGATAGCCAGTTCAAgtccagttttatttatttatttatataactcaATATCACATAACATCAGATGTTAATATCACACCATGCAATtttatcaaatgaaaataaaatgttgaaatgagtAGAAAAGCCAGTGTGAAGGTAATTGGGAGCTACAGCTGTTCCCAAGCAGACCActtcattatttattgttaataatgtgtatgtgtatatgtatgtgtgtccctGCTGGTTCCCATTCAGCCCACaaactttacattgtgatgatgtcagagatTTTTGAATAGCTTTTCTCAGCTCAAGGAAACATTTACACATATACAACTTTCGTGAATCATAAGTTCATAATAGGAAGAGTCAAGATTGGCCTAGTTTGCAGTTTGATGTGTCTTTTACagtggtggtctatggggaaaatgcaGTGAGgatttttttactgtaataccatGAGTCACCACTGGAAAAAATCGTCTGCAAGGCTGATCAGTTGAACTCTATctagctcttataatacatccatgactGAGAGTTACATGTCTTTAACTTGCAGACCATGttgtcagttttatttttcagtgtgtgaTTGTATTTTTTCCTGCAGGAAGTAACACAGGTATCGGTAGGACCACGGCTCTGGATCTGGCTAAGAGAGGAGCCAGAGTGATTCTAGCCTGCCGCAACAAGGAGAAAGCTGAAGCTGCTGCTTTTGACATCCGCAGAGTAAGAAACCTAATGTTGAAGTCCTGCAGGTCTGACACTTGTTTACGCATCAGTTACAAGTTTCTGCTGGCACCAGATTCCTTAAATATCATGACAGATTTCTATAATCAGTGCAgttgattcatttttaatctgCTTTTTACAACCgagtagagctgcaatgattagtcgattCATCAATTAGTCAATCCACGGAAAATTAATTGCCAGCAGATTTGATAATTGATTACTCACAAAAAAGCTATATAGCTGGTGTCACACAAAGTAGCTTCTGTCAGTTTAAACAGAATTCAGACACATTCAAGCATTAAGGAGAAGCTTTGCCTtctcattacagtgatgtaacTGCcgtaaaaaaagagaaactgagcCACAGTGTTGTGTGGAGGTGCCAGCTGTGCATTCCATGTTGTGTTGGATAGCATGAAATAGTCAATTGTGGTCATGACTGTTGATACTAAGAACAGATAAAGTCACTTGTACTACTTTATACCCACAATCTGAGCTGTGTGCAGCTAGGTGGCATCAGGATGTGGTAGTCACATGACCACAGTAACTGTCATATGACctgatttcacacatttaaGACAACAGGAAGCATTTCACAACTATAAATCATCATTTTCTTCTCAGTATTTCCAAATGTAGAAAAATCAGCAAGGCTTCTTTTTCACTCAGTATGGTTCAGGTCTGATAATCTGGTATTCTGGTGTTCCAGGAGAGCGGAAACACTCAGGTGCTCTTCATGCAGTTGGATCTGGCAAGTTTCAAGTCTGTTCGAAACTTTGCCGAAACCTTCCTGAAGACTGAACCCAGACTGGACCTCCTCATCAACAACGCAGGTCTGGATGTTAAAACAGGGCAGAATCTCCCTTTACACACTACATATTATAAACAATATGTATTCAGAAGAAAAGAACAGGAAACCAGATGACTGAGCTGTGTTTCAGGTGTGATGGGTCCTGGACGTACTGAGGATGGTTTCGGCGTGGCGTTCGGGGTGAACCACCTGGGTCACTTCCTGCTCACCAACCTGCTCCTGGAGCGACTGCAGCAGAGCGGCTCGGGTCGCGTGGTCACCGTGGCAGCGCTGCTGCATCACCTCGGTAACATCGACTTCCCTCTGCTGGCTTCCCACAAGGATTTAGTGTCGGGCCGGTCGAGCTGGAGCAGCTTGAAGGCCTACTGCAACAGCAAGCTGTGTAACGTGCTCTTCACCAGAGAGCTGGCCAACAGGCTGGAGGGAACCAGTGTCACCTGCTACAGCCTCCACCCAGGTCAGTGCTACCTTTACTCTGCTGTCTATTCTGTGTTTGTccacattaaaatgtctttttgtctAAGTCTGTTTCCCAAAATGCTGtgatattaattatattattaatcaacatttacatttaggtCTGAcacaattattacattatggACTTATcttacaataacataattatcaacatcatcatgtctatatatggacttatcataggactgggcaatatattgaaattatatcgatattgtgacaagatatcgtcttagattttggatatcgtaatattgtgatatatcatcatagttgtcttttcctggttttaaatgctgcattactgtaatatgatgtaattttctgaacttaccagactgctctagctgttctgttatttactttttattcactttctcattatatccacattactgatgattatttatcaaagatttcatagtgtaaatatttagtgaaagggTTAAGAATCATCTCTACATTGTTGCAATATGAATATCGatgtatttggtctaaaatattgtgatatttgattttgtccatatcgcccagccctaacttatcatatgatacatggacatgacctttgacctcagtattgccacacttcacattagcagctaagaggctattcatgtcacattggctaaacaagtagtgtcctccattcctcactgtgtatgtcctgagtggagactgcacaTGATCATTACTGTATTTTACTTACTGTATCAttactgtattgtattgtactccTTACTGTATTTCGTTGGCCTCTACCTTTTTCTTGTTAATGTCAGTCTTgttactgctctctgtgttgtgtgcttgtttgtttgtattgtacTGCTTGtgtgtcaaagcactttgtgaactctgtttttaaaaggtgctatataaataacatttttattattatattatcattatatcagtggtataaatttgatcttcaaatgacaataatattgtttatcgcaaTCATTTCtaagacaatatatcatccaataaAACCTCCATTGTCACAGTAAAGTACTCACATAAAAATGCTTTTACTGTGAAGATCATCAAGAAATAACTTCACAAGTTGCAATAAACTACAAAGAAATACATGCTTAAAAGTGTGTAATATGGAAGTTTAACACAGGAAAAAGTTACAAAATCAgtattttgacatttctttgtattttgacCTCACAGCTCATCAACCACAACTAGAAAACAGCCAATCACCATGTTTAAAATTCAGTCACATGCACCTCGAATGGTGGCTGAAGCTCACGATCAGGCTGTTGGAGAAAACTAATTCTCTGATTCACACCTCTGACTGGCTTCTTCTCAATagcaacagcagctgaggctcatgggtattgtagtaCTCTTAGCCATCTGCCAAAATCACGGACTAAATGTGATTATAgtaatatatagtatagtaaTAATTGAAACTGGTGGTCATAATTTAAACCTGTAGGATTGTTATTATCCACAGAGATAATGAGGAGATCAAAGCACTTCACAGCTGTACTGTAGTGTTACAGTTAGTATTTAGTTATATTTAGGTTGGTACAAAAGCAGAATATAAATTCAACTAGTAAGGGCATTCATCCTGAGTTTTGACCTTTATCACACTTCTTTCATTTTACCTATGTACATAGAGCATATTTTTCGATTctcaaacctttatttaaacaatGTGAATTAGTGATTGATCGAACAGGATAAaaataaggacaaaaaaagaagaggaaaaaaagaaacagaacaaaaaatcTGTTTAAACAGTTACATGAAGTAGTTTTCAAAGGGCCCACAGTTCATATTTACCCTGGGACCCCTAATCTATTCATCTGCCCCTGAGTCCAGCCAAACATCATAACTATGTGGatgatttcttctcttttcttctcttctcttctcttctcttctcttctcttctcttctctcctcttcctcaggagTGGTCTACACAGAGCTGTGTCGCAGTATGAGCCTGTGGCAGCAGCTCCTCATGATGCCCTTCGCCAAGCTCTTCTTCCTGGACCCTGACGGCGGGTGTCAGACCACCCTGCACTGCGCCCTGCAGGAAGGCATCGAGCCTCTCAGCGGACGCTACTTCTCTAACTGCGCGCTGCAGCGGGTGGCGGCCCAGGGACGAGACGACGCCGTGGCCAAGAAGCTGTGGGAAGTGAGCGAGAGGTTAACCGTTTTATCATGAGACACTCAATACAAAGAGCTCCAAGGACTGTGTGACCGCTGTGTGCCTTCATCATAGACACTACTATACAAGCCTTCTCACTGGTCTCTGATATAttacatgatgtgtgtgtgtgtgtgtcaaatgtTTTCCAATTGTCCATAAGCAGATGTCATTATTTCACTTCTCTGAATGTTCTCCAGCTCTGATTGTTATCATTTCCACATTCCAGCCAACAAAAAGTAGACACAAGTATGATTTCTGTGATAAAGTACCATGACCAAGTTTTAGAAAACCAGTAatatggaggagaaaaaaaagttaatccaaagaaaggaaaatgcaGAAAAGTCAGTGATCATTTAGATATGGTTGATATGCTGATGAGTTTCTTCACTTCCAGACAGGATTACTGGAGGTTTTTTACACTCTGATTGCATCACTGCAGCTCAGGATAACATGCTGATTATAAATTATGActctaaatataataaaacccAAGGTTGCCTcgtataaaattaaaaaaaaagacaaaaattggAAATGTGCACATCATCATGATGAGTAAGTCATGTAGAGGTGAGAGGAAAcacttttttgtttctgttatttGAATGAgcaataatattataataattactaatGAGTAATGATGAAGTTGGTTTGCATGGTAGTGAGGAgacatcacagagagagaaactaaTGAATGAACCATGTTTATTAACTATGATGGGCATTATAAAATGAATCTAATATAGTTCTCATAATGTATTTGTATGGTGAGGTTCTTTTTCATAAAACATgcctctctgcttttctctggTGGGATCTTCATATTCTACTGTTGGGAAATGTTGATGttgtgtatatttaaaaaagtctTACATTGTGTCATAAtgttacttatggatggaattatagtgaaaataaattattccccTTTTCGCTGGGGACCCTCTGGAACCATTTGAAGGACCCCAGGGGGTCCCcggaccccactttgagaacaATTGGTGTATGTTATGGGATGTTATGGAGGGTGAGGGTTCACTAAGGCTAATTATCAGTCATAAATCCCAGCTGTTATAGTAAATATGCCACTAAAAgcagcaaaaatagaaagagcatcaataaaaagaacagggaacaataaataagtacacaagcaataaaaacaatagtaaaaaaaaaaagtaaaagtatttgaACTCTACAGCTACTGTGTAACTGTACTGTTTCGTCAGGCCTGCAGGAGTTTGAATTATTCTAATAAGATGTAGTATTTATAcattgtttattgtgtgtgctGAAGTAGAAGAGTGTGTTCAGCAGTCTATCACACTGGAGGTCAACATGGATCACCTTCATTCAGTTTGATATGACTCAAGTctaaataaaaatctattttgtaTCTTGAGTcttcacatatttattttattgtgttagaAATAGAAAACATTTCCTGATTGTTTTCCACCTTTTATGTCTGCCTCATCACATTTCCTCTTAGTTTCCTCTTTGTCATTTGATTATAACATTTCTATTTtactgactttattttattattactttattacattttattagcttttattacctttgattttatttgggtattcttaatatttgtatttcctCACTGCAGATTCATGAGAGTTATGACAGCGTTTCCTCACTTCCggtttttattgagtcattatttagttctcttttttttgtctttttggtcttttttatatataaagtgCCGTACAAAGTTTGGTttgatggaagaaaaaaaaagtaaaatacctAATAAATTACTAACTTTACCTTAAGGGTGTTTCTTTAGTTCAGTTTTTCTGCAGCttttaccttcttcctccacaGGGGGGCAGTAGCGTAGCACAGGCAGGCTCAAACAGCACAAACCATATAGAGTCTCTTCATGCTGTTTCTTGGCTGTTGTTGCTTGGAGCAAGGTTGTTGAGGACCTTAACCCAGCAGACCTATGGATTCTGTTCATTATGAGCACTGATTATTAACACGGGTAGGCATGAAAGCCgggtcagctgtgtgtgttaagaGAGGTGCTCTTGTAATTACTCAGTAGGACATTCCTCTGCGCAGGCTTCTCCTTTAACCTCGCTGTTGGTAGGGAGGAACACACTTCCACGATCGATTCCTATCTCCTCCTGCCTTCAACTATCCTTCTGTCCCCTTTCttcaccctcctccctccctccctctcttctgtctctgctgcatGCTGAAAGGACCGCTGGTAAACTTGAATCCTCCTTGAGTAGCAGCATtaaagaaaaccttttttttctttatccagTTACAGTTCAGCTTTGCACCTCACCTGTTCCAGCGAGAGATAGGCAAGCTGTTACAAGGTGGAGGTCAGCAGGTTCAACATTAACCCATAGTTCACTGGCTGACCTGGTGACTCTCCATGCAGATACGTATGGTTTGATGTGTGTAAGGTTATCCATATATGTCAGAGATTTAGTCTGTAGCGCTcacagtacagaaaaatagtTTAGCAGAGTTTCAGGATAATCCATAGACCTTACAGAACCTAAGCCAACACTTTTCATTGGGAGAAAACCTAAGAAAACTCTCAACATTGAGATCTGTGCACATCACCCTGAAAACAAGACATCTTTTCTAGAAAGAGATGTTGCTTCTTCTGTAAGCAGCACATAATTCTGTCACCTCCATTGTGTTGAGGTGGAGGCAGGAatttgagagcaaaaaaaaagcagatagGAGAGTCacaaagtatgttttttttgtaatttaattaaaatcgGTCCTTGAACTTGAATGACACAAGCTGTTTGCTGCTGTTACTAACATGTAATCATAGTGAGGAGCAGCTGGTTTTAGAAGTGAAGTCACAGTTTCAATTAGttgtattacagttttttttttatcaatgcTTAAATACTatcttaaagcgatggttcggcgtaatttcgacctagtgtcatatgcaccatgacgtctatctaaacaccacctcagcccttttttttcatttggtcgcaaattggtggagttagagctatcagctgaatgtcttagtatgggcgctaacgggaccaccagtgtatctggtaaatgaccccactaataatgtctggattgttatcaaacttctacagtagtacaaatagggtctttactcataaatccatccATTGGAAATTTTGTAAGTataccaggagtttattaaaataacacttacctgatggcttctactctgctgctactgctaaagctggaaacattgtCGAAATGTCGCGCAATCACGCACAGATCTCTAGAAGTGCTGTGCGGGTGTCTCGCGAGACCACACGATATGCCtgatgctaggtcgaaattatgcCGAATCATCGTTTTAAGCTCCATCTCTGAAATCAACACTTGTAGCCAATGCATTTACCAAATGTGCCAAACTGTAAACACTGGTCTCTACATTGCTGCACTCTTCTATTGCCTTTATGACTTTATTACAGATCAGAGTTTGTAAAACCCTATTTCTAACCTACACTCCTGTTTCCTCAATACCTTACTTCTTGGTTCCTAATATAGAGTTTTGCAAAAATGTTGTAAGTTTCAAAGATAAGTGCCTAAGCAAAAAGGATCATCCGCCGTATTTG contains:
- the LOC128361061 gene encoding dehydrogenase/reductase SDR family member 13-like, with product MSVLLCFSAAAVAFYVIVYYGVFRGARCSNSMRLAGKTAIVTGSNTGIGRTTALDLAKRGARVILACRNKEKAEAAAFDIRRESGNTQVLFMQLDLASFKSVRNFAETFLKTEPRLDLLINNAGVMGPGRTEDGFGVAFGVNHLGHFLLTNLLLERLQQSGSGRVVTVAALLHHLGNIDFPLLASHKDLVSGRSSWSSLKAYCNSKLCNVLFTRELANRLEGTSVTCYSLHPGVVYTELCRSMSLWQQLLMMPFAKLFFLDPDGGCQTTLHCALQEGIEPLSGRYFSNCALQRVAAQGRDDAVAKKLWEVSERLTVLS